ACCGCGCATCTGGAGCGACTCGAGTACGACCTCCGGATCGCGACCGCCAACAGCGACGCGACCAACCAGCGCCTGTCCGAGGTGTCGGCGCAGCTGGAGGCGACCACCCGGCAGGCCGACGAGCTGCGCGCCCAGCTGGACAACATGGCCCGGGAACCCGTCTCGATGACCGGCCTGTCCAACCGGATGCAGCGCATGATCCGGCTGGCCGAGGAGGAAGCGGCCGAGATCCGGGCGCGGGCCAACACCGACGCGGACAAGATGCGGGCCGCGGCCGCCGACATGAGCGCCCAGACCTCGGCCGAGCGGGAGGCGTTCGACCTCGAGCGCGAACGCACCCGCCGCCAGCTGGCCGACCAGGTGCGCGACCTGCTGGCCGAGGCGACCAACGAGGCCGAACAGACCCGCTCCAGCGCCCGCCAGGAATCGCAGGCCGCCCTGTCCTCGGCCACCGCCGAGGCCGAACGGCTGGTCAGCGAGGCGTCGGCGGAATCCCGGGCGACGCTGACCGCGGCCCGGGACGAGTCCCTGGCCACCCTGACCGCGGCCCGGACCGAGTCCGAGCAGACCCTGCTGGCCGCCCGGACCGAGGCCGCGCAGACCCTCGGCGCGGCCCGGGACGAGGCCGAGCGGCTGACCGCGACGGCCAAGGCCGAGCGCGAGCGGCTGGACGCCGAGAGTTCCGCCCGCCGCGCCGCGGTCGAGGAGGACTTCGAGATCGCGATCAGCTCCCGCCGGGCCGAGGCGCATCAGCGGCTCACCGAACGTGAGGAACTGTCGGTCGCCGACGCCAAGCAGCGGATCGCCGATGCCACCGCCGAGTCCGAGCGCCTGGTCGCCGAGGCGACCGCGCACGCCGCGGAGCTGGTGCGGCGGGCGGCCGCGCAGTCCCACCAGCGGGTGGCCGAGGCCGATCAGGCGGTCGGCGACCTGACCTCGCTGCGTGAGCACGTCCTGGACCAGCTCGCGTCGCTGCGCGAGCACCTGAGCCAGGTGGACAAGCTGGCGGCCTCCGGGCCGGCCCTGCTCGATCCGCCGGCCGCCGAGGCCAACCGCCCGGTGACCGCCGACTTCCCGGCCGATCCCGATCAGCGACCGACCGGACTCCCGGCCGGTTACGACCAGGAATCCGGACCGTGGGACGAGGTGACCGTCGAGTCACTGCGGGCGCAGCAGCGTGAGGTCACCGTGCCCGCCCCGGCCGAGGACCGGGCCGAGTCCGGCTCCGCCGACGGGCCCGATGCCGCCGCCGGGTCGGTGGCCGAGTCGACCGACGACAAGCTGTCCGCGCTGGCGGCCGACTTCGACCGCCCCGAGCCCTCGCCGCAGTTCCACGACTCCGACACCGACACCTTCGCCCGGGTGGAGGCCGGCACCGTGGACGACGAGTCCGGTGAGGCGGGCCAGCCGCAGCGGACGGGCCTGCGGGCCTTCGCCGACCGGGCCATGGGCCGCTGACCCGCTGCGTCGATCAGCACCGACACCACTGCCCCGGAGCCATTGGCTCCGGGGCAGTGGTGTTGGTGTGCCGGTGTTGGTGTGCCGGTGTTGGTGTGCCGGTGTTGGTGTACCGGAAACGGAACTACTAGACCCGGTCCCCCGCCCGAACGATCTCGAAGATCTCCGGGGCGCTGACGAGGAACTTGTCGGCGGTCAGCCGCACCGAGATCAGCAAGGCGAGCCCGCCGACCAGCGGGCCGACGACCAGCGCGACCCATCCCCACACCGGCGCGACCAGCAGGGACAGCACCAGGCAGATCACCGCCGGCAGCGCGACCACGATCCCGCCGAGCAGGAAGCCGAAGCTGGCCGCCGCGGTGCGACCCTTCTGCCCCGGCACGCTGGAGGCGAACATTGACTTGCGGCTCTGCGGCTGGGCGTACGGCATGGCCGCGGACATGTAGCAGGAGACCGCGACCGCCCCGAGCAGGGCGGCCAGACACACCCCGACCGCGGCCGGCACCTGGGCGAGATCGTCGTGGGCAATCGCCTGCACGGCGATGCCGACGAGCACGATGAGCACCCCGGGCACGATCGCGACCAGCGCGTGGCCGAGCACCTCACCGCGGGCCCGCATCCGGTCGGTCACCGTCTGCAGGTGCAGCCACAGCCCGGAACCTTCGACGCCGTACTGGTTTCCGGCCTGCGCACCACACAGCAGGGCGCCCAGCGCCACCGCGAAGATGGCCCCCGACCCGCGGACCACGACGAACGGCCAGGCGATGGTCAGGATGATCACCATCAGCCAGGGCATCCGGCGCATCGGGTCGCGCCACGCGAGCAGCCGGTCGCGCCCGGCGACCACCTTCATCGTGCCGATCACCCCGACCGCGACCGCAGTGCCCTCGGCCCCGTGCGACGGCGCGGACCCTTCGGTCGAGGACGGCACGGTGGTCAGATTGCGCCGCAGCGCCACCGCCCACCACCACCAGGCCAGACCCAGTCCGGCCAGCGCGATCACCGCGGCCAGCGCGGCTCGGCCCCACTGGCCGGCGTCGACCAACGCCGGCAGCGTGGCCAGGGCGCCGGGCGGGGTCCATTGCAGGATCTCGGCAACTCCGAGTACCCCGCCGCGGATGGCGTTGCCGTTGGCCGAGGAACTCGCGGTCGGGTTGTTCACGAACACCACGAACAGCATGTAGAGCACGAAGACGCCCAGCCCGACGGCCATCCCCAGATCCCGGCCGCGGCGGCTGCTCATCAGCGCCGACATCGAGGTGGAGGCGGCTCTGGACAGCACCACGCACAGCAGCAGCTGCACGACCATGCAGGCCAGCGCCACCGGCAACAGGGACCACGGCACGCTCAGGGCCACCGCCACCCCCAGCAGGACGATGATGTTGGCCAGCGGCAGGTACCCGATCAACGAGGTGACCAGCAGGCCCACCTGCAGGGTCTGCGGGCGCAGCGGCAGCAGCGCGAATCGCTGCGGGTCCACCGTTTCGTCCACACCGAAGGCCACCAGCGGGGTGAGCATCCAGCCGACCAGCTGCAACGTCAGCAGGGTCACCATCACCGGGACGGCGTCCACCGGCACCAGCCGGAGCGTGCCCAGGCCGAACGCGATCAGCAGCAGCAGGATGCCCAGCACGGCGAACCCGATGGCCATCCAGACCTTCTTGGCGCCGCTGGCGGCGCGCAACCGGCTGGTGACCAGGTGCCATTTCAGGCTTGCGAAGACCCCAACCACGACAGACCCCCCTCCTGCATCTCGGGCGCACCGACCAGATGCATGAAGGCGTCGTCCAGGCTGGCCGCGTCCCCGCGGACCGCGGCGATCTCCCCGGCGGCGATGATGCGCCCGCCGCCCATCACCGCGACGTGCGTGCACAACCCCTCGACCAGAGCCATCACGTGCGAGGAGAACACCACCGTGCCACCGGCGTGGGTGTACTGGGTCAGCACGGTGCGGATGATCCGCGCCGACACCGGATCAACGGCCTCCAGCGGCTCGTCCAGCAGCAGCAGGGCCGGCGAGTGCAGCAGCGCGGCGGCCAGGGTGATCTTCTTGCGCATCCCGGTGGAGTAGTCGGCGACCAGCTTGTTGCCGGCATCGTCCAGGTCGAGCACCCGGATCAGCTCGGCCGAGCGCTGCTTGACCACCTCCAACGGCATGCCGCGCAGCCGCCCCAGGTAGCTGAGCAGCTCGGGCCCGGACAGCCGCTCGAACAGTCGCAGCCCGTCGGGCAGCACACCCATCCGGGCCTTGGCCGCGGCCGGATCGGTCCACACGTCCACGCCGGAGACCAGGACCCGGCCCGAGTCCGGTCGCAGCAGCCCGGTGACCATCGACAGCGTGGTGGTCTTGCCGGCGCCGTTCGGGCCGACCAGG
This genomic window from Nakamurella multipartita DSM 44233 contains:
- a CDS encoding coiled-coil domain-containing protein codes for the protein MSTNEWLPAQIPFDLVRRGFAPDQVTAHLERLEYDLRIATANSDATNQRLSEVSAQLEATTRQADELRAQLDNMAREPVSMTGLSNRMQRMIRLAEEEAAEIRARANTDADKMRAAAADMSAQTSAEREAFDLERERTRRQLADQVRDLLAEATNEAEQTRSSARQESQAALSSATAEAERLVSEASAESRATLTAARDESLATLTAARTESEQTLLAARTEAAQTLGAARDEAERLTATAKAERERLDAESSARRAAVEEDFEIAISSRRAEAHQRLTEREELSVADAKQRIADATAESERLVAEATAHAAELVRRAAAQSHQRVAEADQAVGDLTSLREHVLDQLASLREHLSQVDKLAASGPALLDPPAAEANRPVTADFPADPDQRPTGLPAGYDQESGPWDEVTVESLRAQQREVTVPAPAEDRAESGSADGPDAAAGSVAESTDDKLSALAADFDRPEPSPQFHDSDTDTFARVEAGTVDDESGEAGQPQRTGLRAFADRAMGR
- a CDS encoding ABC transporter ATP-binding protein, yielding MGNPNTVGDESWPPATTLTPQPPLTPGALPAYPGAQELAAATRGQALVLRGLTKAFGPRVAVDHIDLDVPVGSFFGLVGPNGAGKTTTLSMVTGLLRPDSGRVLVSGVDVWTDPAAAKARMGVLPDGLRLFERLSGPELLSYLGRLRGMPLEVVKQRSAELIRVLDLDDAGNKLVADYSTGMRKKITLAAALLHSPALLLLDEPLEAVDPVSARIIRTVLTQYTHAGGTVVFSSHVMALVEGLCTHVAVMGGGRIIAAGEIAAVRGDAASLDDAFMHLVGAPEMQEGGLSWLGSSQA